One Channa argus isolate prfri chromosome 17, Channa argus male v1.0, whole genome shotgun sequence genomic window, ttggataaaagcgtctgctaaatgactaaatgtaaatgtaaatgtaaatgttctgtaaCTTAACGTGGCTAACTGAAATTTCGTAGGAGAAGTAAAAACACTGTCGTTGTCACTGTTGTCCTTTAGTTGACTCACGGTCGCGACGCTGAAAATCGTTTGCACCTTTAGGTCGCTGAAAGACGCAACTTATTACaagctaaataaataacagtatCGTTAGCGTTTTAGAAGGATAATAGCGGCCGCTGTCTAAAATTCAACTATCACTATTGACTCTATGCTAACAACTCATGTCTGCcctttctttcactttcatttctcCCCAAAAGTAGGTTGTTAAGGATGTCTAAAAGGAAAAGTAACTCCGTGAATGAAAACCCCCAAAAGCGGGCAAAGAAAGTCCTAGATGAAGAAGAGAGCGATGGGAGTTTTAGTGATGGTGGCCTGGCTGATCATCTACTAAGTGAACAGGTACTCGGTATTTACTGCCGGAGGTAGATCGAATGTTGTGGTGCATATTAAAGTTGGTTGTTATGTGGAATGTAGCATGTGTAGTATGAGAGTGAAATGACATAAAtatcttgtgtttatgtgcagagTGCAAATGAGCCTGTGAGTGATGCAGGGATTGTCGAGAGTATCACACTGAAGAATTTTATGTGCCACTCTCTCCTTGGCCCTTTTGCTTTTGGTCCCAATGTCAACTTTGTAGTTGGTAACAATGGAAGTGAGTATAACCACATAACAGCTGTGCTATTACAGAAAGGAGAATGAGCAAAGTATTTGTGCTCTTGTAGAGAAAAAAAGTCATCATTTCCTATTCTAGAAACAAGGTTTACGGAGTATTCTGTTAGCTTTAAAACTGATGCCCATAACCTGCCTTTCCCTGTCTTTTCACCTTTCACACTCAACTCCCTATGGTGGGACTATGCTACTGTTACCAGTTTTTGATAGGACAGAAAGAGCATTTTCTCTGACTCTGctcccacttttttttattagtaaaaatgtttgcttgCTAAAAATCTTACACTTCTAAACGGGATTTTGATACTTCCATTAGGCAAATAATCTGTCACATAATTTCAGACTTACTGTTAGAGTTGAGTAGTAAtataattaactaattaatcaGTACCAGCATTGTAAGTTTTGTTTTATCAACTTATTTTTTGTGTACAAACTGTGTGATAGGTGGAAAGAGTGCTGTCCTGACTGCCCTCATAGTTGCCTTAGGTGGGAATGCACAGGCCACAAACAGAGGATCATCTCTGAAAGGTTTTGTGAAGGAGGGCGAAAGGTAGACGatattttcattatcatttatcatttcttttcAATCTGgctgtaattaatttttttaaagggcTGCAATTTTAAGCAACATTCCTATGATGACATGTGGCTAAACCCCCTACTTGGCACTTTcccagattttttttcattcacatcTGAGTGTTAGAAGTATCTAATGCCTTTTTCATTTGAGATTGAAATATAAGATGAATTTGAGACTTGCACTCTTCATTTGCCAATAAGggagcggctgtagctcagttggtaaggcagtcgtggttcgatccccggtcccggctatatgtcgaagtgtctctgggcaagaaactgaacccccaacagccccttGCCATGTCTAGCTGTGCAGTTCTTGtccaagctcggtagaaattggggagggttgcatcaggaagggcattcggcttaaataaaaactgtgccaaatcaacatgcggacaatgatccgttgtggtgaccctgaactcacaggataagccaaaaggacaaaaaaaacccccaactcttcatttgcaaataaaatgctgtatAAAATGTCATATATTTGACTGAAACGCTCACACTCTAAAGCTGTGTTAATTATGTGAAGCATCACAAAGAAAttctcaaacaaacaaacaaactgcttgTTTCCTCAGCTCAGCTGATGTATCGATCACTCTGCGTAACAAAGGAAGGGATGCTTACAAAGCTGAGGTCTATGGCTCAGTCATCACTGTAGACCTGAGAATAACACGTGAGGGGTTGAGAACCTATAAATTGAGAAGCcaatcaggtaaaaaaaaaacgtgctaTAAAGTATGtctcaatttattttaaataagtatAGCACGACTTTAATAAATTATTCCAATATATTgtagtatgttttttttcctcttccagGTCAGATTGTGTCATCCAAAAAGGAAGAGCTTATGTCAATCTTGGACAATTTTAATATTCAGGTAAGAGCTATGCAAGTATTGACCAGTAcaattttgtttaaacattaacTATGACCAAAAGAAATTCTGCAACCCAAACCAGTTTCATTATCTTTCTAAGAAAGAGTTATTAATCATTTGTTGTCTTCTAAAGGTCAACAATCCTGTTTCAATTCTCACTCAAGAAATGAGCAAGTACTTCTTGCATTCCAAGGGAGAGGGGGACAAGTATAAGGTGTGTTGGAAGTAAATATATatgacaaaatttaaaaatgtaaatgttaaaaatgtatttgttcagtATTTAAGTGTTCCCCCCGCTCAGAAGCTTTCAccttctgttttctctgcatGGATAACCAGAAAAACAACTCTCTTacatcaaagtgaaaacaaatctctacaaTGTAATATAGATTAATAagtataaaaccaaaaataaattattcaccTCCTTAAAAGTAACTCACGTAAGCCATCGCACATGCAGCCAAGGTTTTAGAAAGTACATAATTCATTAGAGGttacctgtgtgtgtatacctgTTAccagtgaatgtgtttcaagGGATTGTAGGACAAATACACTTTCATCTGGAATGTTAAATTACTGCTGAAGAAGTATCCTGGCCAAAAGCTACATTATGATACATGTTCTTTTTTGCACATTGTACACATgcatattatttgttttcattttaacttgTCTTGCTCAGTTCTTTATGAAAGCAACACAACTGGAGCAGATGAGAGAGGACTATGTCTACATCAAAAGCACTAAGCATGTCACAGAGGATAAAGTTGGTCAACACAGTGAGGTAAGAAATATACtgcctgttgtgttttttttttttttttttaaattacattacaagATGGTGGTATCTTtgaagtctttgcaattttttgttaaacattttgctgaaattgttccacaatttttagacacagtttgccACAGAGTGGGGAACCTCTGCCCACCTTTACATTCGAGATGCACTGCCTCTCTAAATTTGGTCTTTTTATACTCAGtgatgttactgacctgttgccaattaacctaattagttgtcaaatcctccattagtgtatttttatttgcagcaattacttttttcccttttgttgcccctgctcccaacttttttcagatgtgtaaATGGTCTCATTTTCAACGTGTGAtatgtttatattctattgtgaataaaaatgggTTAATGCGTTTTTAAAgtcattgtattttgtttttattcttgttttgcACAGCTCAGTTAATTTCATATgacactgtttgtgtttaagtgtttgAAAGAACTGAAGCGCAAGTACCTAGAAAAAGAAGACCGTTACAAGAGCCTGGCATCTCTTGATGAAATGCACACCAAACTGGAAGAGTTACAGAAGCAGATGGCCTGGGCTTTGgtgaatttcttttctttttttagttattataaCTATTATAACTATAACTTTAATTTCCCTATCCTATGTCCTTATGCACCTGTATTAGTGCAATGACAGGAAGGTGTAGGTGGGGAATCTCCATGAACactgtgttttaatgaaatatgAACTTGAAactttgtagttttcttttattttactaattagCCTTTGTCGCGaacaaatcacaaatgtttctttaaatgctTAAATGAATTGCCATGTCATTAATTTTGCATTCCTAGATTAGACAAACTACTTTTGTTTGGAGGCACATAAAAATCGCACAgttgtttttagtttcattCTGCactcaaaatgcaaaaatacttTGGCTCTGTGCTTAAGACTATATATGTAAAGATAAACcttgaatgaattaaaaaacaaaatcagtatTTGTAATAGATGATTATGAATTTGGGTTAAAATTTTGCAGgtgtcagagatggagaaagagttGGAGCCATTGAAAGAGAAGCTGCGGTCAGACAAACATTCTACAGAGAAATATGATGAGAAAGTTGATGAATGGAAGGTAATCTGTACCTTTAAAACCATCCATTAtcaacatccatccattatcttagcTGCTTATCCTGGTCAGGGCACAGGgggcctgtcccagctgtcaggGGGTGAGAGTCAGGGCCCACTCTTGACAGATTGCCAGTCTGTCCCAGTCAGATAACCATTGATGTTGACATTCACACTTATggtcaatttagagtcaccagttaatctTATccgcatgtctttggactggtGGATTTACACCAGGGACCATATATAGTTGTAGTAGGCAGCATCACTAAGAAGTTATGCTCTcactataacatcataaaagtATTACTTCTGTTTTAATAGCtcacaacaaaatgtattaCTGGTCCATGTTTAGTCATTCTTTGTTCTCTAACATTAATCTCACTGCTTGTATTGTATGTAATCATGCAGAACAAGGTTGAGGAGGCTGAAAGGAAATACAAGCAGACCCAGGAACAGTTGGAGGGACTCACCCAGCAAGTCCAGGAGCTTCAGCCCAAATGTGCTGAGCTTAAGGCCGAGGCTCAGAGACAAAACTCTCTTTACAAGTCCAGTGAGGTCAGGTTCTAAATATTTTGTACATTCACAGGGAAAAAATGGCACTGTTTGGTTATGATATGTTATCAGATTTCACAAATATCAActaacacaatatttttaagctgttAAAACACAATGGCTCAATCGtgattttgtctttctttagtGAACACACTCATGCAGAATGCTtaatgaggggggggggggaatgaaCCCAAGCTAAGGACATTAAGGATGCATTAGAGTTGTTCAACATCTCTGTTCACAAGTCAACCATACGTTACGGGCATACGGGCACAGTAATCATGCCAGGAAACAAGGGCAGAAGCCTTTCctttccaaaaacaacattgcagTGCTCCTGAAGTTAGCCAAAATGGACCTTGACACTCCACTACAGTGCATGGTTAGACTTTAACTTTTACCTAGAGCAGGGGGTAGTCAATTATGATTTAAAGACATCCTTAAATCGTAATTTTAATTTAGACatacattataatttattttatataaattgaAGTAGCGTTGTCATTGTACTAACATCTGCACTGTGTGAAGTCAATGACTCAAATCAAATGAAGAAAGCTTCATTCATTGCCATTTCAACCATATTTATGTACTGTGGAACAGTGGACTGCAGGGCtatgtataaaaaataaaataatgaaacaacaaataataaaaataaaaccaaagtacATTTTACTTTCAATTGTGAATAAAGCAAGTAAATGCTATGATTGGAGAAGTCAGTAGAGTTTCCCAATAGTTTTTTTCCCAGtagagtttttatttatgtgtggcGCTCAACAACAAATTggttaaaataatacattaatgtAGTGCTGACAGACCAAACTCACTATATATTTTTGCATTCTTCAtcaacaaaactaaacattcataaaatttatatatatatatatatatatataaatttgaaAAGTAGAGATTAAATTTTatgatttctgtgtttaatgaaaTACAGCCACTGTCAAAATCCTATTTTATCATCTAATAGGTctacagtttgtatttttttcaaattgtttctAAGTTTGGTGATTGGACAAGTAAAACACCTCATTAGTGAAATGTTAAGAGATACACCTTGCCCTTCAGCCAAGTAGAGGCCAAGCCTTGGTTGCATTACGTTTTTCAGGATCACTTGGTATGTTTAATGAGCACGTTCAATAACAATTCCTGGACCTGAATTTTGTGACTATAGATCATTTTATGGCCAATTTATACAGAAAttcaggaaattgcaaacaatgCAATCATTTTTTTCTAGTAAGCACAAAATTTCTCAGTCAAGACGGTTACAGTGGAAAAAACCTGTGTATCTCCTAATGTTCTCATTTTATGTGCCCCATAGGTCCTTTTCCACCGATTCAAAGCTACCCTGAGAGACCTGGAAAAGGACAAGGTTCAGCTGTCCTCAAGGATAAATGATCTCAAGCTGAAGTACaaccttttcttgttttcacgTCCTTTATGCGTTGCATTCAAACTGAAATATGTATTCATATCACCTCTTTCTTTCATCTAGCATCACTCAGACAACAGGAGCAGAGAATCAGGCCAGGACAACACGTATAGAGCAGATACAGACTGAGCTAGAAGACCTGAAACACCAAATATCCACTCTGGGTCAGCAGATTGACCAATATCAGCACGCAAGCAATCGTGCAAAGGATGAACAAGGAAagatgaggtaaaaaaaaaaaagtaatcacAACGAAGAAATGAATGCATGCATGTAAGAGAGTCATTACACATACTTTAAGTGCAACTAAATAagctctgttttttcttttttctttattttttgtgtgtgtgtgataagaaCCGGATCTGACCTTGATATGCTCCAACACAGCAAGTTTTAATCAAACAGTTAGTTGACAGCTCGTCTTCTTCGCAAATGCAGTGCTTTTTTTGAGGTGTATTCAGTATCTGCAGCAAAGGTGTCCTTGATTCATTGCCAACATAAATCACTATGGATATGAAGGTTTCAGAGCAAGTGATGGGAATATTCACCAGTACAGACAACAGTCTAACTCTTGTGCTAACTTTCTTGTTCTTGCCCCAGATCTGTTTAACCAAGAAGACAAGACAATTCTCATTTGAATTCTCATAAGGCATTTTGGTTTCTTTGGATTTGTCATTTGGACtgttctttaatttaaatttcagcTTATTGTCCATAAACATGGTTAACAGAATACAGATTGTTTTATACAGTCTCTTCTTCAGTAGCGCCTGAAAAGGTTTTGCTTATAGTATATTGACACACACCTCCTTTTGTCTTCAGAAGAGAGCAGGAAGTGCTCCAGAGATCTATTGATGCCAGCAAAAGGAACCTTAGGACTCTGGAGAACAGTCGCTCTAATCGGCTACAGCGTTTTGGAGAGCACATGCCTGCACTCCTCAACGCCATTCAGGAAACTTACCAAAAGGGCCAGTTCAAGCATAAACCGAGAGGACCTCTAGGTAAGTCTCGGTGCCCAAATGggcacaaatgtaaatgttcatgTCAAGGTTTTGATTCACTccatataaatacaaaataatggGACAGCATATTTTGCTATAATAAAATTAGTAAGAATTCTTCCTCTCTATTGTCTatgattccaaaaaagttggcacactgtacaaattgtgaataaaaaaggaatgcaataatttacaaatctcataaacttatattttattcacaatagaatatagagaacatatcaaatattgaaagtgagaaattttgaaatgccttgccaaatattggctcattttggatttcatgagagctgcacattccaaaaaagttgggacaggtagcaataagaggcgggaaaagttaaatgtgctGGAGGACCAATTTGTACCTTATTAGGTAAATTGGCAACataactgggtataaaaagagcctctCAGAGTCGCAGTATCTTTCAGATgtcaagatgggcagaggatcaCCAATTCCCCCAATGCTGCGGCGAAAAATAGTGGAGCAATATCAGAAAGGagtttctcagagaaaaattgcaaagagtttgaagttatcatcatctacagtgcatAATATCATCCAAAGATTCCGAGAATCTGGAACAATGTCTGTGCGTAAGGGTCTTGGCCGGAAAACCATATTGGATGCCCGTCATCTTTGGGCCCTTAGACAgcactgcatcacatacaggaATGCTACTGGAATGGAAATCacaacatgggctcaggaatacttccagaaaacattGTCGGTGAACACAATCCACCGTGCCGTTTGCCGTTGCCGGCTAAAACTCTATAggtcaaaaaagaagccatatctaAACGTGATCCAGAAGGGCAGGCGTTTTCTCTGGGCCAAGGCTCATTTAAATGGACTgtggcaaagtggaaaactgttctgtggtcagatgaatcaaaatttgcagttctttttggaaaactgggaCGCCATGTCATccggactaaagaggacaaggacaacccaagttgttatcagcgctcagttcagaagcctgcatctctgatggtattggttgcatgagtgtgtgtggcatgggcagcttacacatctggaaaggcaccatcagtCCTGAAAGGTATATCctagaacaacatatgctcccatccagacgtctctttcagggaagaccttgcattttccaacatgacaatgccagaccacatactgcatcaattaCAACATCATGGCTGCATAAAAGAAGGATCCGGGTATTGAAATCGccagcctgcagtccagatctttcacccatagaaaacatttggcgcatcataaagagGAAAATGCGACAAAGGAGACCTAAGACAGTTCAGCAATTAGAAGCCTGTtttagacaagaatgggacaacattcctattcctaaacttgagcaacttgtctcctcagtccccagacgtttgcagactgttataaaaagaaaaagggatgccacacagtggtaaacatggccttgtcccaccttttttgagatgtgttgatgccatgaaatttaaaatcaacttacTTTTCccttaaaattataatttttttcagtttaaacatttgatatgtcatcTATGTTGTATTCTGAGTTTATGATATTTGTAAActattgcattccttttttgttcacaatttgtacagtgtgccaacctttttggaatcgggtttgtatATGCATTGAATAAGATTAAACTTTTCTTGATAATTACTTTTTACAATAGAAATTCAAATGAGTTTAATTATCCATTAATTATTAGGAAAAAGGTAGGCTATTTATGAACTACAATTACTAATTTTATTGTCAGTTTGAAAGTTTGTTGTTTGAAAATACCAGTAATGGAAGTGAAGCACAGCAGGAAAGGTTCTGGCAATAGTTTATTCGTTTGGTATTTTTGGCAAAAGTTAAACCCAAGTTTAAAGAATAACTTGTGTGATTTTCTatcacagtaaaacaaacaatgcattACTCCTAATCATTCGCCTCTGAGGTTAACTGTGTTTGTCTATGCTGTAAATCTTCAATGTTGTCCAaatacagaagaagaaaaaactacacatcagccagacacacagttCCACTAGGTagcatgttttggttttttgttttgttttctgaagcACTTGAACATAAAGTTGTTGGTCTAAAATAAGGAAGCAGCAATTGAGCATAAATCCCCATCATTTAATGTTATGGTAATCGTGGgacaattgttttttattactttttttttactacttaaaCTTAACTTGGTGTTACTGGCTGATGTGTTAGTGTTTTTGGATAACAGCTGAGCTCTACAGCTTTATGCACAAGCTAACCCTAATTAAAGACTGACAGCCTGTGAGTAAAAGCAtttcagtgttggttttagtgcCTGTATGAggtttatttagaaaaataaaggtTTCCTTTACAATCACAGGTTACCTTATTAGCCTGAAGGACCCAGAGATGGCTCTAGCTATAGAAGTATGTCTTAAAGGCCAGCTGCTGGCCTTTACTTGTGACAACCATGAGGATGAGAGGGTGCTGCATGGCCTCATGGCCAAAGTGTTCAAAGGAGGAC contains:
- the si:dkey-119f1.1 gene encoding structural maintenance of chromosomes protein 6-like, with the translated sequence MSKRKSNSVNENPQKRAKKVLDEEESDGSFSDGGLADHLLSEQSANEPVSDAGIVESITLKNFMCHSLLGPFAFGPNVNFVVGNNGSGKSAVLTALIVALGGNAQATNRGSSLKGFVKEGESSADVSITLRNKGRDAYKAEVYGSVITVDLRITREGLRTYKLRSQSGQIVSSKKEELMSILDNFNIQVNNPVSILTQEMSKYFLHSKGEGDKYKFFMKATQLEQMREDYVYIKSTKHVTEDKVGQHSECLKELKRKYLEKEDRYKSLASLDEMHTKLEELQKQMAWALVSEMEKELEPLKEKLRSDKHSTEKYDEKVDEWKNKVEEAERKYKQTQEQLEGLTQQVQELQPKCAELKAEAQRQNSLYKSSEVLFHRFKATLRDLEKDKVQLSSRINDLKLNITQTTGAENQARTTRIEQIQTELEDLKHQISTLGQQIDQYQHASNRAKDEQGKMRREQEVLQRSIDASKRNLRTLENSRSNRLQRFGEHMPALLNAIQETYQKGQFKHKPRGPLGYLISLKDPEMALAIEVCLKGQLLAFTCDNHEDERVLHGLMAKVFKGGRRPTIITSQFLPHVHDTRRKAVNHPEYPSVLQALEIEDPAVANCLIDQKSIESILIIKNRTEARRVMQGKHPPQNCSQAFSKEGDQIFTNRNYSADQSRPKYLSGDVEEEIRHLQREIENQTAQANRFKQQMKKLDDDVKQNEGLLRRTHIEQRTTKDKVTKLQLELTDLNNVEEPQSEDLRPLEEDLQEIDSKILSERAEYEKEQTKMAKLKASYEKADQEYKQHKEKISNIAEDADSIKEELSKTDQEVMKCKHHKKHYETKRSAHVQNIKSLEANLENKMKELEASVSKAREICPERLEVRRTAKSLDTEINRLKIKITNQQEQQGDREEVVRQYHEALENYKNMAQQMKNLNSFIKSLDSVLNQRLQAYADFRRFLSARCKYYFDSMLAQRGYTGSMNFDHKNETLSISVQPGKGTSADSNDMRSLSGGERSFSTVCFVLSLWAITEAPFRCLDEFDVYMDMVNRRISMDMMLKVAAAQRYRQFVFLTPQSMGSLPVSKLICIHRLKDPDRGQNNSDVTTRTSSADS